Within Quercus lobata isolate SW786 chromosome 5, ValleyOak3.0 Primary Assembly, whole genome shotgun sequence, the genomic segment ttaggtaagaattttattacatgactaattacgtttactttaaaaaaaatatattttgactaattatttatatttttatgaaaaaaattatgtttaattttaaatgtatccataCTTATATATGCATGTGTTATatgctattttcttttaaaataatttgactaattgtTTATattcttataataaaaattatgtttaattttaaatgcactCATGCATTTACATAGGATACATGCTAGTATAATCTAATTTATGAAAGACACTATTACTGCTTCACTTAATTATATAATCATCTAACAAATCCTACTAgtcaaaacaaaagcaaattaAATACATAACTTGATGAGTTAATACTTAATTATTCAAGATAAATTTTATATAGCGAATCAATAATATGGTTCTTGTATCAATTTTCAAGAAAgagataattttttgttttaaaaaagttttgatttaatttgaGTAAAGTGATACATTGTAAATGAAAGTTGcattctaatttctaaatttgATCTTAGTGCTGAGAGAGATAGACATTGTTTGGTGTGTGATCATGTGAGATATTGGATGATAATTAATATAGACAATCTACTATGTAGGTCCCATGAGAAActtacaaaaattgaaatctcAAGTTGTTATCAGAAATTGATCATCAATGATAATTTGGTATACCCACATAActttttttgaaacaatttataATTTCAACTGTGTTGGATTTCTATTGTCCcatatttgtttttgggtcttcttgAAGTGAAAAAGCTCAACTATGCCCCCCTCCAAGAAAATAACTCAATATTTTGGGGGCTTTTTTATATAGGGGCCCTAGGCAATGGCCTAAGTGGCCTTGCCAAATGCTAGCCTTGGCCCTGGCCCTTGGTTGGTTTTGTAGAGGGCAAGATAGAACAGagctattttaaattaataattaaatacatttaaatgaaatatttttatgaaaaaaatattttgttacaatgactaatctaaatatataatCTTGagaatatttcataaaataaattttaaattatcacattataaaatttatatagtcCTGCGCATCGCGTAAGTTCAAGACTAGTTTATATAAAACTCAAGAGAGCCGTATCAATACAATAATGATATGAATAAAGTCAAGtgacaaaattttcactaatttttttgcataatagTTCAAGTAACATATTGTAATTGATCAGCCTCGCCCGCCTTATGATAGCCACACATCACCTTTATCGCTATCCCTTACTTTAGCAATGACATGGTCTACAACCACCTCTCCTAGGCTGCGAAGACTgataaaattaaatgcaacTCAGCAACTTGGACCTGCGATTACTCAAGGATAGGCCACACCACCCAGTCATGTTATTTTTCAATAGTACAAAGATATTCACAAGTATGGTTGATATATCACATACAAAGATCATGTCCAGAACAATGGATTTTTTTGGTATGAGGGAAGAGAAAATGCAGTGTTTTTCATGTTTGGAATGAGCGGTcttgggaaagaaaaaatagtttgGTTGATAGGCCGCACCACCTAGTCATGTTATTTTTCAGTCGCACAAAGATATTCACAAGTAAGGTTGATATACCAACAACGAAGATCATGTCCGGAATGATAGATTTTTTGGCTAGGAGGGAAGAGAAAATGCAATATTTTCATGTTTGGAATGAGCGGtcatgagaaagaaaaaataatttattaagtttttaaaaatagttgtCATACAGACCGAGCAAATTGAATAGCAAagcctttttactttttttttttcttttttttttaatctatccTCACATATAAGCCCACTTAAAGCAGATAAATAATGCAGTATGAAGGATGAAAATCAAATGAATTGCTATATTGTCAGTAGCCATGCCACTAATGTACAATTAAACTTATATTAGGCCCAATAAGAACTATTGAATCtgtataaaaatatagatatatatggCATAAAAGAAACTGATgctagttttaattttattagtgaaacattttctatgtttttaatttaattattaacatGTTTTCTATAATTTAGACATGTTTTAATTATTCTCCACTTTATTATATAATGTTTGAACTTAGATAATTTCTAACTCGGGGTTGGCCGAGTTGGTTGTGCACTCGGTCTTAAGGTGCTTGTACCAGTTTCGACTGGATGTACTCCCTAGTTCGAATCTGACCATCTGCACTTTGAAAAAATTCTCTGGACCAGCGATTTACTCCACTATGGACCCACCCATtgaaatactataaataaatacgATCACCTCATTATAAACGGCTATTAATTAACAACATACATATGTATTACCATTATAATAAAGAGGATGATAAACATCTAAGTTGCACCTAGTGTGGAAGCATAGTTGTGGCCACCTGTAACAGCTAAATTCTATTAGTTCTTTCACAATATAAACAACTATGATGCTTCTACACATGTAGCTCAACTGGTACTATATAATGTTTTCCACAGATGCATTCAAGATTTAAATAACACCAATAAGTGACCATGATAAATATCTAAGTGGCGCCAAGTGTAGAAGCATTGCCAACGTTCACAAACTCTTGAGCCGGAACCTCTTCCAGCACCTTCGACTGCTCATCCATCCTCCTATCCCTAGATGCCTTTGCCTTTGCATCGTCATAGGACAAATGTAATCcgaaaaataaatagtaaaccATGAGAATTCCAGTCCATATGCCAAACCTTAGGTACGATGCTTTATCTATAGACCCaagtagaaaaaaattaatagcaaTGGATGCTGAAGGGAGCCATGGAACCAATGGTACACCCCAAAGTCTTGGATTTCTTGCATGTGGAACAAAAAGCCAAAGCCCCATTGTTCCAACAAACCAAATTGGCACAGTTATTGTGTACCCAATCCAACCATAACTTTGGGCCCAATAAACAGCAGTCCCAAATGAAGACCCTAGTATAAGAACAAGACACACAATGAGCTTAATACGATTCACTTGTGTTGTCACCCCACTAACATAGTAGCGCCTCACAATAAGCGCAACAGCTACAAGCATGAAAATGAACAGTGTAGACACTGAGAGAAGGTTTGCAAGAATGGTAAGCGGTGTGAAAAAGGCAATGATTGCGGTTGCTACAAGCATGATAGCCGTGGCATTAATGGTTGTTTTAGTCCTTTCATGGACCTTAGCTAAACAATGAGGCATCATGTGTGTACGTGCAATATGTGTAAGATACCGAGCTTGACCAACAGCTCCAACAAGCAGAACTGAAGTCATGCCTTTTAGTGCTCCAAGTGCGACTCTATACTTAGCCCAACCCATACCTACGGCTTGAAATGCTACCGAGTATGGAGCATCTTTATCAACATTAGCGGACGGTTGCATAAGGCATAGTGTCATAGCTAGTAAACAATAGGCCAATGTGTTTATAACCATTGAGCCAAAAAGTCCAATCGGGATGTCTCTAGCTGGATTTTTAGTTTCCTCAGCCACAGTTGAAACGGCATCAAATCCAACATAGGTGAAGAATAGTCCAGCTGAAGCTTGGAACATGCCTCGAGCACCAAAAGGAGCAAATGGAGTGTAGTTTTCTAGGTTGCACGGACACGCCATTTTTGGCGTCGTGTCGTTGTCGTGTCGGTGTTGTGTCGGTGTCGGACACCGGAACGGGTACGACTCGCCGGATTCCGGTGTCCGGTGAgtgtcctctttttttttttttcgtttctcCGACACGCGTCGACACGGCTCCAACGTGGCTCCGACGCGTCCGACACGCCagcagtgaagaaaaaaaaaatcacagattTTGAGTCTGAGAAGTCATTTTGAGAAACCCACCTCTCAGGTTCTCAACCCACCCTCCCTCTGACCTCTGCTGCTGCCCACTGTCCCTCGCCGGAGCTAGATCGGGCCGATCGGCGAGCTCCAAAGACGTCGAGTGACGCCGTGCCCTGTCCCTTCCagcgatctctctctctctctctctcagcgtGGACAACAAGTCCGACGACTCCGACCTCCTCtctctgtttatttttttgccGTTGCCCTCTGTCTCTCACCGGAACTAGATCGGGCCGATCGGCGAGCTCCATAGACGTCGAGTGACACCGTGCCCTGTCCCTTCCagcgatctctctctctctcgacgTGGACAACAAGTCCGACGACACCGACctcctctctctattttttttttcttttttgttggttcTCTCTTTCAGATATCAATTTTGGTGTACACAGTACTGTACTCACttagttataagttataacttataacgcgtttttttttttttttaaattaatccCACTCTCACAGTTATCACagttaatgtatttttttactcagtcttttgttttgtcttataaattataatatttattataaatttagtaatttttgttttaatgtgtcctgttatagttttatttatttattaaagttaaatattgtgtattattgtacttgtggggccaaagaaagtgtagcccggcccaggcccagtttatcttaaggtccgcggcccaagccgaggagagccattgccgaggacgacctcctcctcggcacttcactaaatgcccaaagagaggaacaaaatgaGTGTAAGGGCAAGGCTAGGGAAAAAAGCAGCCAACACAGTAATACGGAATTCGGCGTTTGACAGgcccatgcccatgcccatgcgcctttccagcaactcccaaccactctaggtatgggtcgactggacaggccttcaccccaaaaagtaaaatcaacacgTGGATACAAAAAGGGGATAGAGCACCAGTATAAAAGGGGAACGAAGGAAATCAAACCCGCCCAGGCAGTATTTTCCCAGAGGAACTACTACCAAGCAGATTATCTATGTCCGAGGCCATACCTttgaagcccactctctacaaatgatattgtgaggGCCTCCTTTCGTACGAGCCCAATACTGTCTTGGGATCGTAACAAATTGGGcacctacaattggcgccgtctgtggggaggttTGTGTCTTGGCATAGATGATGGTTTGAGACAATACCCGTGTCGTTTCTACCAGCCACTTACAGTGCTCTAGCGTAAAGCTTCGATAGGGGCTATGAtccttgactaggggctacactTATAGCGTCAGCCATGTAGATGATTCAAGGGGCTCGGCCGAGGATTTCATTCCCGTCAAGGCCCCACAGATGAGAAAAgcaaaaattacaagttttggacagaaccaaggccttgtatggtcctcggactcaagcctctggggaaaccaactacttagaagaaaaattacaagttttggacagaaccaaggccttgtatggtcctcagactcaagcctctggggaaaccaactacttacaagaaaaattacaagttttggacagaaccaaggccttgtatggtcctcggactcaagtctctggggaaaccaactacttagaagaaaaattacaagttttggacagaaccaaggccttgtatggtcctcggactcaagtctctggggaaaccaactacttacaagaaaaattacaagttttggacagaaccaaggccttgtatggtcctcggactcaagcctctggggaaaccaactacttacaagaaaaattacaagttttgaacagaaccaaggccttgcatggtcctcggactcaagcctctggggaaaccaactacttagaagaaaaattacaagttttggacagaaccaaggccttgtatggtcctcggactcaagcctctggggaaaccaactacttagaagaaaaattacaagttttggacagaaccaaggccttgtatggtcctcggactcaagcctctggggaaaccaactacttagaagaaaaattacaagttttggacagaaccaaggccttgtatggtcctcggactcaagcctctgggaaaaccaactacttacaagaaaaattacccttgtatggtcctcggactcaagcctctggggaaaccaactacttagaagaaaaattacaagttttggacagaaccaaggccttgtatggtcctcggactcaagcctctgggaaaaccaactacttagaagaaaaattacaagttttggacaaaaccaagaccttgtatggtcctcggactcaagcctctggggaaaccaactacttagaagaaaaattacaagttttggacagaaccaaggccttgtatggtcctcggactcaagcctatgggaaaaccaactacttaaaagaaaagctaCGTTACATGGGCCTTAGAAACTATCCGAGGAGAATTCCCCCATTAAcggttgggttaatccctacaCTGAATGGATTGCCCATCCTGCCCTCGGACCCTTAGTACCAAAGGGATTGACGCAACTTAGAGCAATGTGCTACCAAAAAGAACACAATTGAggtccctcactgctcggctaccctctcggatgaattatttagagtttatcgttctcggacattggtctagcatgcatcgcgcagcactcagccgttatcccggttagttccaagagtttaatttattgaagattaccattgttatacttgataatgtctATAAGTTtgaactagtaggaatctgtgttaagacATTTTTCTGCTCCgagtatcattaaaggcaagcttatatttaatattcatgcacaaagtagttgttgcagaaaggaaaagtatttagaaagaaataaactcatcttttattaaaacaaaggaatagtacagtgtacaatgaaaagatgaaataagcttacattaaagctaactacgtaagtaaaaagaaaaatacaagagagtaaaGATAAAGCCGAAGGAGGaacacagaggagaggttggctgctgCGCCGAGATGTTGAGTAAGGGAACCactcctcaatacttttacatgcccataactcaggcagcaaaagaacccgacgAGGGGCCTGCACCTtcgaagaaaaggtgcagagagcaccTGGTTTTGGGCTAGcgccgctgaagaaaaggtgcaaggaacccaacttggggcctgcaccgttgaagaaaaggtgcagggagccggaagttggggagccctcGCGAAAATTTGCCTGCGGCAAGGCAGACgacgctgatggcggaaattccttcttctgacatgccaaaaatctggcatgaccagaacttGCTTcgaattttgactaaaagagagaggaagaccATCTTCCCCCTGTCAAAGCGGAGGACCGGCTTGAacctgtgccatccttgtccgtactacatcaccttgaggattcggtgcctctgaaacGGGTAAAGACCCTTCATCCCCACCCATGCCTCAAGCATACTGCCCTGAGGCTAAATGACACTGAAAATGGAGACTGAGTATGGCGGATGGATTATGTTtctgaaggaagaagaagggtTTGTATGCAAGGGGAGTGACCCCCTATCCTATTTATACACAGAGCAGACCGGTGGCATTAAACTTGTGCAAATTTCCAAGGGACGCTACAGACAAAGCAGACTGGACTCAATTTCCAATCTCAAcctcagccgtaggatctgaagatcctcgtgaaggcgcgcctcgagtaTCGAAATATCAAAAGGCTCCGCGcgaatgaaaaataaaggcGCGTCCCTTGGTCTGACACGACTCCCGAGTAAAtggaaaaatgcaaatatttatGGAGTGCAGAATCAGAACAGGCTATGATGTAGGCCCAAcattatcaaaaccctccttcccaactaaaagtcgggcagcaggcttttgaggggctattgtggagccaaagaaagtgtagcccggcccaggcccagtttatcttaaggtccgcggcccaagccgaggagagccattgccgaggacgacctcctcctcggcacttcactaaatgcccaaagagaggaacaaaatgaGTGTAAGGGAAGGGCCAGGGAAAAAAGCAGCCAACACAGTAATACGGAATTCGGCGTCTGACAAgcccatgcccatgcccatgcgcctttccagcaactcccaaccactctaggtatgggtcgactggataggcctgcaccccaaaaagtaaaatcaacacgTGGATACAAAAAGGGGATAGAGCACCAGTATAAAAGGGGAACAAAGGAAATCAAACCCGCCCAGGCAGTATTCTCCCAGAGGAACTACTACCAAGCAGATTATCTATGCCCGAGGCCACCTttgaagcccactctctacaaatgatattgtgaggGCCTCCTTTCGTACGAGCCCAATACTGTCTTGGGATCGTAACAAATTGGGCACCTACAATACTACTTTGGGTGTTGGTTTacttatttgtaatttttacataatttaaattttagacataaacatattttatgtctaaaaatatttaaaaatattcctaaatataaaatataattaattatttaaccgccGTATTCCCGCCGTgtcgtgtccttatttttcaaaaattgccgtatCCCCGTatccgtgtccgtgtccgtgcaaCATTTTGGGATTGGCTTTTGTAAGACCGGCAATGATGATTAAGATGATGACAATGAGATGAACAATTGAGGTGACATAATTGAAACGTGATGAGGCTTTGGTACTTATGACGGCGAGGATACAGATGATGAAAATGACAACAACAGCAACGGGGTCTAGTGATTGGTAGTTGATTGGTAGCGAATGGACTACGATGCGGAAATCGTCATGTTGGTGGTTGCAGAGAGTGGCAAAATATGATGTCCATGAACTTGCAAGAGCTGCTCCACCGATCACATATTCGATGATAATGTTGTCGGCTGCAATGAAGGCCACAAAATCTCCAAGCTCTACCCTTAGGTAGGCAAATGAACCACCTACAATATAGTAGCGTTTTGTGTCAATTACCGGCTATGTAATAcaagaattatttttaaaaccttttgAGCTTAGGTTATATTTTCATATCAAGTGGCTAATAGTTTTTGGTGTGGCGTACGTACGTACGTACGTACCATGTCACTATTCTAAacatacctaataatattcgaGCATTATTGTGTCATGGAAATTGAACTCCATTGTTGCATTTTCCTGTTAAGGTTTTGgatattaattatattgttaatgCTATTTGGAATCCTTTAGGACCATAAAattactatttctttgtttattacTCTTTTGGTAAGTCACACAATCCTTCACCTTGGTCTTATGGTATGCATATCAGCATATgtatgtttttattaatttgttgatTTGCTTACTTGTTAAG encodes:
- the LOC115990691 gene encoding cationic amino acid transporter 1-like, whose translation is MAGTEASINGFHDYPKNSFQSWGNYFQALMEIPHRLLDRIMSRSLDQTKLVEVKAESQHEMKKTLTWWDLIWFGMGAVIGSGIFVLTGLETQSHAGPAVVLSYVIPGICALISVFCYTEFAVEIPVASGSFAYLRVELGDFVAFIAADNIIIEYVIGGAALASSWTSYFATLCNHQHDDFRIVVHSLPINYQSLDPVAVVVIFIICILAVISTKASSRFNYVTSIVHLIVIILIIIAGLTKANLENYTPFAPFGARGMFQASAGLFFTYVGFDAVSTVAEETKNPARDIPIGLFGSMVINTLAYCLLAMTLCLMQPSANVDKDAPYSVAFQAVGMGWAKYRVALGALKGMTSVLLVGAVGQARYLTHIARTHMMPHCLAKVHERTKTTINATAIMLVATAIIAFFTPLTILANLLSVSTLFIFMLVAVALIVRRYYVSGVTTQVNRIKLIVCLVLILGSSFGTAVYWAQSYGWIGYTITVPIWFVGTMGLWLFVPHARNPRLWGVPLVPWLPSASIAINFFLLGSIDKASYLRFGIWTGILMVYYLFFGLHLSYDDAKAKASRDRRMDEQSKVLEEVPAQEFVNVGNASTLGAT